A window of Lacibacter sediminis contains these coding sequences:
- a CDS encoding glycosyltransferase, producing MSMSSLPSNPIERKRFYNYKSQLSSLQSEVSVITPIYNAGSVFSETITCVLNQSFQNFEWIIINDCSTDENTLTLLKNLENEDNRVRVIHNSTNIGPAGSRNNGIKSSTGNYLFFVDADDLLELTVIEKYWLFLQNNQSFTFCNAWHYGFGSQEYIWKKGFELGRNFLNENPIQPTFMARRIVFNYVEFDETIKDGFEDWDFWLRCASAGFWGCTIPELLYWYRRTPNISEKWKNWDMGEKMQRFQNVLKEKYAQKLRYSFPDPKPDEFRRGHLINPKSDKSASLNNLLKDSDKNIFLILPWLSMGGADKFNLDLVKGLTELGWKITIITTQPSENAWMPLFLNYTSDIFVLPNYTNPAYFFDYIKYLTKTRKPSSYLISNSEFGYYLAPLLKYSFPDIPLLDYNHMEEEYWNNGGHPQQSVIHTALFERHIVSSQHLKKWMIKRGVKEEKVSTVYTAIDCTQNKPNLSLREELRTKWGVDEHLCIIAFSGRLVPQKQPEVLIETIRELKKLQDNGFVLAVIGDGPDRILMENLIAKYDLENLIWFMGELSNTETLETLQACDVYFLPSQWEGISLAIYEAMAIALPIVGADVGGQKELVTYNEGYLIKKGTIQEEAKNYATILYSLVIDPAKRKKTGQNAKIRVQSHFQLDKMPVQIENILTDVIDNHKLIAKKEISFSLEQVYSLLFFERTLANKLWADQHKFNSKSTKDIAATSTQTHTIVNEKITWYHENYEPLPSWYKKGGHVLKIIYRKKDWRSIYSNKYKLNPEKASGEQWYREEYDSLPDWYKAIGANLLKKKVK from the coding sequence ATGAGCATGTCATCTTTACCATCTAATCCAATTGAAAGAAAGAGATTTTATAATTATAAATCTCAATTATCTTCATTACAGTCTGAAGTATCTGTTATTACTCCGATTTATAATGCAGGATCTGTATTTTCAGAAACGATCACATGTGTTCTTAATCAGTCATTTCAAAATTTTGAATGGATAATCATTAATGATTGTTCTACGGATGAAAACACATTGACGTTACTGAAGAACCTCGAAAATGAAGATAACCGTGTTAGAGTCATTCACAATTCTACAAATATTGGTCCCGCAGGATCGAGAAATAATGGAATAAAATCTTCTACTGGTAATTATCTCTTCTTTGTAGATGCTGATGATTTGCTGGAGTTAACAGTTATCGAAAAATACTGGTTATTTCTTCAGAACAATCAATCCTTTACATTTTGCAATGCATGGCATTATGGTTTCGGATCTCAAGAATATATATGGAAAAAAGGTTTTGAACTCGGCAGGAACTTTCTGAATGAAAATCCCATACAGCCAACATTCATGGCGAGGAGAATCGTATTTAACTATGTAGAATTTGATGAAACCATAAAAGATGGGTTTGAAGATTGGGATTTTTGGTTAAGATGCGCCAGCGCAGGTTTTTGGGGCTGCACTATTCCCGAACTCCTTTACTGGTATCGTAGGACTCCTAATATTTCTGAAAAATGGAAGAACTGGGATATGGGCGAAAAAATGCAGCGATTTCAAAATGTGTTGAAAGAAAAGTATGCGCAAAAATTACGCTATTCATTTCCTGATCCAAAGCCAGATGAATTTAGAAGAGGGCATCTTATAAACCCTAAATCGGATAAATCTGCATCTTTAAACAACTTGTTAAAAGACTCTGATAAAAACATCTTTCTTATTCTCCCGTGGCTGTCAATGGGCGGAGCAGACAAATTTAACCTTGATCTCGTAAAGGGGTTGACTGAACTTGGTTGGAAAATCACTATAATAACAACACAACCATCAGAAAACGCTTGGATGCCTCTTTTTCTGAACTATACTTCAGACATTTTTGTATTACCAAACTATACTAATCCTGCCTATTTTTTTGACTATATAAAATATCTTACTAAAACACGTAAGCCAAGTAGTTATCTCATATCAAACTCCGAGTTTGGTTATTATCTCGCCCCACTCTTAAAATATTCATTTCCCGATATTCCTCTATTGGACTATAACCATATGGAAGAAGAATACTGGAATAATGGCGGTCATCCTCAACAATCTGTAATTCACACAGCTTTATTTGAACGACATATCGTTTCCTCGCAGCACTTAAAAAAATGGATGATAAAACGAGGGGTAAAAGAAGAAAAAGTTTCAACTGTATATACTGCAATAGATTGTACCCAAAATAAACCCAATCTTTCTCTTAGAGAAGAATTAAGAACAAAATGGGGAGTAGATGAACATCTATGCATAATTGCATTTTCTGGAAGACTTGTCCCCCAAAAACAACCGGAAGTGTTGATTGAAACGATAAGGGAATTAAAAAAACTTCAGGATAACGGTTTTGTTCTTGCTGTAATTGGAGATGGACCGGATAGAATACTAATGGAAAATCTGATCGCAAAATACGATCTAGAAAATTTAATATGGTTCATGGGTGAACTAAGTAATACCGAAACATTAGAAACATTGCAAGCTTGTGACGTTTATTTTCTTCCCTCGCAATGGGAGGGAATTTCCTTGGCTATTTACGAAGCAATGGCAATAGCCCTACCTATAGTTGGAGCAGATGTAGGAGGACAAAAAGAGCTAGTCACATACAATGAAGGATATCTCATTAAAAAGGGAACAATACAAGAGGAAGCCAAGAACTATGCGACGATTCTTTATTCATTGGTGATCGACCCTGCTAAAAGAAAAAAAACCGGGCAAAATGCCAAAATCAGAGTACAGTCACATTTTCAACTTGATAAAATGCCTGTTCAAATTGAAAACATACTTACTGATGTAATCGACAATCACAAACTTATAGCAAAAAAAGAAATAAGTTTTTCACTTGAACAGGTATATTCACTTTTGTTCTTCGAGCGAACCCTTGCCAATAAGCTATGGGCAGATCAACATAAGTTCAACAGCAAGTCTACAAAAGATATTGCTGCAACTTCAACACAAACCCACACAATTGTAAATGAAAAAATCACATGGTATCATGAAAATTATGAGCCTCTTCCATCTTGGTATAAAAAGGGTGGACATGTTCTCAAAATCATATACCGAAAAAAAGATTGGCGCAGTATATATTCAAATAAATATAAATTAAATCCTGAAAAAGCTAGTGGAGAACAATGGTACAGGGAAGAATATGACAGTCTCCCCGACTGGTATAAAGCCATTGGAGCAAACTTGCTTAAAAAAAAAGTTAAGTAG
- a CDS encoding class I SAM-dependent methyltransferase gives MNTSWESSVILAATKTNFEVLPSVGMFATQEHYIDVTKIELEEELNVYLKKDTHPLPVTEDREGYYDDRHYDYWLSGLIEFLRIRSISEKYIGKIGKETKVLDFGCASGRVLRHFALQSTTVSWGCDINENHVLWCNKYLPNNSIVFQNTSLPHLQIADNFLDLIYCLSVFTHIESFETSWLCELNRILKPGGIAYITIHDENSWQIMPKDWGVGYAVINHPEFNEEWLTAGFPNEKFISRWQNNKSYTSNVFYRLSYIEHVWSKFFSIKEIIPNGSNYQTVLILQKN, from the coding sequence ATGAATACATCTTGGGAAAGCAGTGTAATTCTTGCTGCCACAAAAACTAATTTTGAAGTTTTACCTTCAGTTGGAATGTTCGCAACACAAGAGCATTACATTGACGTTACCAAAATTGAACTTGAAGAAGAGCTAAACGTATATCTAAAAAAAGATACCCACCCATTACCTGTTACCGAAGATAGAGAAGGCTACTATGACGATAGACATTATGACTATTGGCTGAGCGGCTTAATTGAGTTTTTAAGAATAAGAAGCATATCAGAAAAATATATTGGCAAGATCGGTAAAGAAACCAAAGTGCTTGATTTTGGATGTGCTTCAGGTCGTGTCTTGAGACATTTTGCATTGCAAAGCACTACTGTAAGTTGGGGTTGTGATATTAATGAAAATCATGTTCTTTGGTGCAACAAATATTTACCTAATAACTCTATTGTTTTTCAGAACACATCCCTTCCGCACTTACAAATAGCAGATAATTTTTTGGATCTAATATATTGCCTGTCAGTATTCACGCATATCGAATCATTTGAGACCTCCTGGCTTTGTGAATTAAACAGAATTTTAAAGCCAGGAGGCATTGCGTACATAACTATTCATGATGAAAACTCTTGGCAAATAATGCCAAAAGATTGGGGAGTAGGCTACGCTGTAATTAATCATCCGGAATTTAACGAAGAATGGCTGACCGCTGGCTTCCCTAATGAAAAATTTATCTCAAGATGGCAGAATAATAAATCATATACATCCAATGTTTTTTATCGCTTATCCTATATCGAGCATGTATGGAGTAAGTTTTTTTCTATTAAAGAAATTATTCCCAACGGCAGTAATTATCAAACAGTTTTGATTTTACAGAAAAACTAA
- a CDS encoding FkbM family methyltransferase, whose protein sequence is MYLSVILNNKLQYRLIHNEASEDYILSSIEKYNNWEPNVTRKFLLILEKASEYNTTGLVLDVGACFGYYSILAAKLGFKTYAFEPNPKTAELLEKNVSLNQLNHLVKIQKNALGSTTRKQTLSVPEKNFGAGNFFGSGEVNYEIEVNVLDDFELPEKILIFKIDVEGHEPDVLKGSLNTILELKAEFIFLEISPKFNAIKEIINTIFIPLWKAEYQSFDIGLQDTGVLSEAIEVFQLFDKEHLLTEYLLNKGQTNFIFIRRNGDNETLDAHSFKQDIITTWTNDYIQKLLKDTIQDHKMIGELKLLIETLKKENHKLFEDLKNAAEFQKELLEVINHNPKN, encoded by the coding sequence TTGTACTTATCAGTAATTCTAAACAATAAGCTTCAATATAGGCTCATACACAATGAGGCAAGTGAAGACTACATTTTATCTAGTATTGAAAAATATAATAACTGGGAACCTAATGTAACACGAAAATTTTTATTGATTCTTGAAAAAGCATCGGAGTATAATACTACAGGATTGGTTTTAGATGTAGGTGCATGCTTTGGCTATTATTCAATTTTAGCAGCAAAACTTGGATTTAAAACTTATGCGTTTGAACCTAACCCAAAAACTGCCGAACTGCTAGAAAAAAATGTTTCATTAAATCAACTGAATCATCTTGTAAAAATTCAAAAAAATGCGCTTGGCAGCACAACAAGGAAACAAACCCTTTCGGTTCCTGAGAAAAACTTTGGTGCTGGAAACTTCTTTGGGTCTGGTGAGGTAAACTATGAAATAGAAGTAAATGTACTCGATGATTTTGAGTTACCTGAAAAAATATTGATTTTTAAAATTGATGTGGAAGGACACGAGCCGGATGTTTTAAAAGGAAGCCTGAATACAATTCTTGAATTGAAGGCAGAATTTATTTTTCTGGAAATATCACCGAAGTTCAATGCAATAAAAGAAATTATCAATACTATTTTTATACCTCTATGGAAAGCTGAATATCAATCCTTTGACATTGGTTTACAGGATACAGGTGTCTTATCTGAAGCTATCGAAGTCTTTCAACTTTTTGACAAAGAGCATCTCCTCACAGAATACTTGCTTAATAAAGGTCAAACGAATTTTATTTTTATTCGAAGAAATGGCGATAATGAGACGCTTGATGCGCATTCTTTTAAACAAGATATTATAACAACTTGGACTAATGACTATATCCAAAAATTGTTAAAGGATACCATTCAAGATCACAAAATGATTGGGGAATTAAAATTATTGATTGAGACATTAAAAAAAGAAAATCACAAGCTTTTTGAAGACCTCAAAAATGCTGCAGAATTTCAAAAAGAATTACTGGAAGTAATTAATCATAACCCAAAGAATTAA
- a CDS encoding glycosyltransferase — METFPVITIITPVYNINNVIAETYASICKQTFKKIKWLIVDDGSVNKETKTILQNLKNDNSWVDILTLDKNYGLSAARNEGAKAVTTIYILFLDSDDLIDPTFLEKAYLFLELHPEFSFVNSYVKGFGAQNYFWQGGFHDNEQFLFENRNTSCFMARKEVFTKINFDESMLNGCEDWDFWLKAATMGLWGYTIPEYLFFYRRSETSKWSTLKGKQSLTSTGNELRKKYGSILKQKKFPTPQMHQYVFGNTIPTSSNSTYSNKGNDKTLLCIFPWLERGGADQFNLQLLKGLKEKGWNITIVTTLKSKHTLFESFQVITDDIIHLSNLGDAHTYSFLLYNIIQQRNPSNIFISNSMSGYYLLPWIKAQFPDIPISDYVHCEDPGWYNGGYPFFSAKYTSLLDKTFVTSHQLREWCILKGADASKVEVCYINADTSVIKHQPEIRNRLRKRLDVNENTVLLLYVARLTMQKQPDVLVKVISALKCKNFSFKCIIIGDGPEKEDLLLNIKKANLRKYVSYLGALPNKEVLQYMDAADIFFLPSLYEGIALSIYEAMAKGLPIVGANTGGQVELVNKDSGFLVHEINKESEIIAYTEKLAWLICNPIERLRMGREARTRVETYFDLEIMIDKMDKLLSELKTEPGHQPQNSDYYLLVLNHMNHAQEQLQHLYGQIDNKAINLIIKHQHSYQRIRRIYHRIRAIMNTKTGMF, encoded by the coding sequence TTGGAGACATTTCCTGTAATTACGATCATTACTCCTGTTTATAATATAAATAATGTTATAGCAGAAACGTATGCCAGTATATGTAAACAAACATTCAAAAAAATCAAATGGCTAATTGTTGATGATGGTTCTGTAAATAAAGAAACAAAAACAATATTACAGAACTTAAAGAATGATAACAGCTGGGTTGATATCTTAACACTTGATAAAAACTATGGACTTTCAGCTGCGAGAAATGAAGGTGCCAAAGCCGTTACAACTATTTATATTCTCTTTCTGGATAGCGACGACCTTATTGACCCGACCTTTCTTGAAAAAGCTTATCTATTTCTCGAATTACACCCGGAATTTTCATTTGTAAACTCTTATGTGAAAGGATTTGGAGCACAAAATTATTTTTGGCAAGGCGGCTTTCACGACAACGAACAATTTCTGTTCGAAAATAGAAATACGAGTTGTTTCATGGCAAGAAAAGAAGTGTTTACAAAAATCAACTTCGATGAATCAATGCTGAACGGCTGCGAGGATTGGGATTTTTGGCTAAAAGCAGCCACAATGGGATTATGGGGATATACGATTCCTGAATACCTTTTTTTCTACAGACGCTCAGAAACAAGCAAGTGGTCTACCTTAAAGGGTAAGCAATCATTAACCTCGACAGGTAATGAGCTTAGAAAAAAGTATGGAAGCATCCTCAAGCAAAAAAAATTCCCGACACCTCAAATGCACCAGTATGTTTTCGGGAACACAATTCCTACAAGTAGCAATTCGACATATTCAAATAAGGGAAACGATAAAACCTTACTTTGTATATTTCCTTGGCTCGAACGAGGCGGCGCAGATCAATTCAACCTTCAGTTATTAAAGGGTTTAAAAGAAAAAGGATGGAATATTACAATAGTTACTACATTAAAAAGCAAGCATACTCTTTTCGAATCCTTTCAAGTAATTACTGATGATATAATTCATCTGTCAAACCTAGGCGATGCTCACACGTATTCTTTTCTACTTTACAATATTATACAACAAAGAAACCCATCGAATATCTTTATTTCAAATTCGATGAGCGGCTATTATCTTCTACCTTGGATAAAAGCACAGTTTCCAGACATACCTATCAGCGATTATGTTCACTGTGAAGATCCTGGTTGGTATAATGGGGGGTATCCTTTCTTTTCTGCAAAGTATACTTCCTTATTAGATAAAACATTTGTTACGTCACACCAATTACGGGAGTGGTGTATACTAAAAGGGGCAGATGCTTCGAAGGTTGAAGTGTGTTACATCAATGCCGATACTTCTGTTATAAAGCATCAGCCAGAAATCAGAAATCGGTTAAGAAAAAGGCTTGATGTAAATGAGAATACAGTATTGCTATTGTATGTTGCAAGGCTTACAATGCAAAAACAACCAGATGTACTTGTAAAAGTAATTTCAGCTCTTAAATGCAAAAATTTTTCTTTCAAATGTATCATAATTGGGGATGGCCCAGAAAAAGAAGATTTGTTACTAAATATTAAAAAAGCTAATCTAAGAAAGTATGTTTCGTATTTGGGAGCTTTGCCAAATAAAGAAGTCTTGCAGTATATGGATGCTGCAGATATTTTTTTTCTCCCTTCTTTGTATGAAGGAATCGCCTTATCCATTTATGAAGCAATGGCTAAAGGGTTACCAATTGTAGGCGCAAATACCGGTGGGCAAGTTGAGCTTGTTAATAAGGACAGTGGTTTTCTTGTTCACGAAATAAATAAAGAAAGTGAAATCATTGCATATACTGAAAAGCTTGCATGGCTTATCTGCAACCCCATTGAAAGATTAAGAATGGGAAGAGAAGCAAGAACGAGGGTAGAAACCTACTTTGATCTTGAGATCATGATTGACAAAATGGATAAACTACTTTCAGAGTTAAAGACAGAACCAGGCCATCAACCTCAAAACTCAGATTATTATCTCCTAGTGTTGAATCATATGAACCACGCACAGGAACAACTTCAACACCTCTACGGACAAATTGATAATAAAGCTATTAACCTAATAATTAAGCATCAACATAGTTATCAGCGAATAAGAAGAATATACCACAGAATCCGTGCAA
- a CDS encoding glycosyltransferase — translation MRIVHVVEPFASGVVTFVKSLVEHLPEDYHIVIHGERQEVMERAEVKKLFPPHQVKFIHWKSAQRGLHPVKDTRALFELYNILKRFRSADVVHLHSSKSGFIGRLACRWLKIKNVIYTPNGAPFLMQQSKFKQLLYKQLELIGHSFGGKVVCVSASEAEAYKQLGIEASYINNGTTLPFVSNQLFTPRTDQTKFIIAFSGRILAQKNPKRFNEIAQQFLSYSNVEFVWIGDGEDSHLLSCPNIRITGWLTEDEVKNELAKASLYLSTADYEGLSFGVLEAMALGKPLILSNCTGNKDIIRYGVNGDLFETTAQACTQIHYYINNPFMMEAMGTYSKDLCKTEFNAASSAGNYRLAYTY, via the coding sequence ATGAGAATTGTTCATGTTGTGGAGCCGTTTGCATCCGGCGTAGTAACCTTCGTAAAATCACTGGTGGAACATCTGCCGGAAGACTATCATATTGTTATACATGGAGAACGGCAGGAAGTGATGGAACGTGCTGAGGTAAAAAAACTTTTCCCTCCCCACCAGGTAAAATTTATTCATTGGAAATCGGCGCAAAGAGGTCTTCACCCTGTGAAAGACACAAGGGCTTTATTTGAATTATACAATATTTTGAAGCGTTTCCGTTCGGCAGATGTTGTTCATCTACACTCCTCGAAAAGCGGTTTTATCGGACGCCTGGCCTGTCGTTGGTTAAAGATCAAAAATGTTATTTACACCCCCAATGGTGCGCCCTTTCTCATGCAGCAAAGTAAATTCAAACAATTACTGTATAAGCAGCTTGAATTGATCGGTCATTCATTTGGTGGTAAAGTTGTTTGTGTATCTGCATCAGAAGCTGAAGCTTACAAGCAATTAGGTATTGAGGCCTCTTATATAAATAACGGCACCACCCTGCCGTTTGTCAGTAATCAGCTATTTACCCCTAGAACAGATCAAACTAAATTCATCATTGCTTTTTCAGGCCGCATACTGGCGCAAAAGAACCCGAAGCGCTTTAATGAGATCGCCCAACAGTTTTTGAGTTACTCAAATGTTGAATTTGTATGGATCGGCGATGGCGAAGACAGTCATTTATTATCCTGCCCCAACATACGTATTACCGGCTGGCTAACTGAAGATGAAGTAAAGAATGAATTAGCAAAAGCTTCATTATACTTATCAACTGCAGATTACGAAGGTTTATCCTTCGGCGTTTTAGAAGCGATGGCTTTAGGTAAACCATTGATCTTATCGAATTGTACCGGAAATAAAGACATTATCCGTTATGGTGTAAATGGAGATCTGTTTGAAACAACAGCACAGGCTTGTACGCAGATCCATTATTACATCAACAATCCCTTTATGATGGAAGCAATGGGCACCTACTCAAAAGACCTTTGCAAAACAGAGTTTAACGCAGCCAGCAGTGCGGGTAACTATCGACTTGCTTATACCTATTAA